Part of the Vitis vinifera cultivar Pinot Noir 40024 chromosome 13, ASM3070453v1 genome is shown below.
CTATATGACTATTATCATCCATTAGAAATCTCCCCAAGTATTCCAATTGAAGAGAAAGCAAAGCTCATGGAAGAGTGGTATATGATGCAATCTTTGATCATCGGCTACTATAACTTTCATGTTCACTGGAATGACTTGTTTATTTCGTATGCAATCTGAGAGTTTTTCCCCTCCTAAGTTTCTCCAAGATTGGGTTTTAAGATATTATTGAAGCTACTAGTTTCATCAATCATCAGGTGGGGGAAAACCCATGCTCTTCTTATTGAGGGTGGCCTTACATATGATGCGATAACGAAGTCGGTGGCTAATTCCATGATTACCTTCAGAGAGGGAGTTGTGGAACTTTTTGAGTTTCTGGAGGTAGACCTCTTCTTTCTTCagcatttttttaagaattaactTGGCAGACTCTGAATTCACAAGCTGAGCAAATTCAATGGGACTACTTTTTTTATGTTCCCATGTAGATCATCAAGAGCAAGTTGACATAACTAATAATTGCAGAGGCAAATACTCCTCCttcatgattttttcttttaatattatgcATGTCACGATATTGAGTTGATTTAACATTTCCAATTTACGTTTGCAATTAGAGTTTTAGCCATGTAACAGAATCAGACAAATTCTATATGTCTGTTACTCATGAGAAGTCCTTGTACCTGGACACCATCCAGGATTTGATGCTTTTAGTGGGCCCTTGATATCGCTTATTCCAGAGAAAGCGTTTTGTGAGACAAATTCAATACATTCTTCTTGGTACTACCTCTGATATTCTTACTAGGCTCTTCATAAGTTAAAATCTCTTTTACCTGGAACATGGCATTTGCCAAGACTAGTTTCAATACTTTTCTCACTTGTACCACACCTTTCTGGCTATTTCTCTGGCTTTGCTGATTTACTTGGTGGTGACTTAACCAAATTATGGCAATGGGATTAGAAAATTTCTTAAACTAGTAGTATAATTTGTGATGAATCATGAAGCAATTTGATGACTAAGGAACTCTCTGATGGAGTTCTTTCTTGAATTTACTCTGTATATGACAGGCAAGAGACATTCCAGTTCTTATTTTCTCAGCAGGGCTTGCAGATGTCATAGAGGAGGTTCgtttaattcttattttctaAATGTATAGCTACTGCTCCGTAATTGTATGCTTGAATTTGCAATCCACTGTGCCCTTagttcctctttctttctttaccaGGTACTGAGGCAGAAACTTCATAGATCTTTTAAGAACATTAAGATTGTATCAAACAGGATGATATTTGATGGGGATGGTCACCTAGTTTCTTTTAAAGGTATCCTTCTGATTGCAATGTTTCTTGTGCGTTTGTGTTTGCACATGGGAGGGAGGGGGAAAGAATTATTCTACTTCAACTATCCATACTAAGTATTTATGTATCCAAATTCTTTCGTGGGATCGTTTGAGTGGTTGGATCTGAGTCCAGGTCAAGACTTGAGGCAGGAGAGCGAGACTCCATCATATCAAATTGATGCTAGAACTTTTATCATATGCTTCCTCCTACATAGATGCTTTAAATGCTCCTTATTTGAAAGTTGATCAGGATGGCATCCTTAATATGAAATTCATCTAGAGACCATTGTCTAAAGTGATGGTAAAAGTCTCAAACTGTCAAGTGTGAATGCTCAGGTTCAAGTTTTGAGAGTGGCCCCATCCAAACATGCCCAAGGTTAGGATTAGGCCCTACTCAACTTGGTGGCACCAGAAAATGATATTGACATCATGAAGATGACATTCTACAGTTTTCTATATCTTAGTTCTATTCTCTTTGTTGCTTCATGGGTTATTTTGACCCCAGGGAAGACCATCCATGTGTTGAACAAAAATGAGCATGCCCTTGATATGGCTGGACCTCTTCATGACGAATTGGGTGACAGTGATGGGCCTAATGAAGACAGTGCCTCGGTGAAGAAGAGAACCAATGTGCTGCTTCTTGGTGATCACATTGGAGACTTGGGAATGTCAGATGGTTTGGACTATGAAACTCGAATATCTGTGGGATTCCTGTAAGTTAGTTAGACTTTGCTCGATCTCCATATCTAATCTTATTATTGCTGATTTTAATATTTCTCCTCCTAAAATATATCCTTATGTTATAACAACTTGAATTCATAGAAAAGGCTGTCATAACCAGGACTAGTTCAGACCCTTTTCAGTCCCTGTATATGGAATATCTCTCtctcctccctctctctctctctctctctctctctcacacacacacacacacgcacaaACACAAGCGTGCACATGCAGATGTAAAATTTCTATAAGTAACATTGGAACTTCTTACGTAACCTTCATTTACCAGCCTTTTTCACTCTTAATTCATCCAAAAGGAAATCCCTAGATCGCCCTTTTCAATCTCAAATCATTGCTGAAAGTAAAAAGTCCTATTCTTTGGCCCCTTCCTAGATCCTTGTTAGAAGCAATGAACAGTTTGGCATGTTCAAACCTGGTATATCCAACCAGCACTGCACAGTAAATCTTTTGTACAATCCTTGCTGGGCTTGTCTCCCTGAGCTTTATAATAGTTGTGTTTTTGCCATGCTGCATGTTGAAAATCTTAATGTTTAATTAAGGTCAGCTGCAGCCTGCAGTGGAAAATCttgtaaatttaaaacttattgtTGTGGTCACAGTTGAGAATAAAAATTAGCACGAAAAATGTTCTATATGAAGGCATGGTAGTCATGAACAAGGCTCACATACAAGCTAGGAAGTAGGTGTTAGAAATAACAATCAATTAGTTACCTTGCACAAATGTAAATTTCCAATTTAGTTACAAGGGGTGATATGACTTGAAGATAGTTTAAACCTCCCACTCTTATATGGGATATGACAATTCTTTCTTTATGATTGAACCTAGCTTAGACCTATACCTCAATGCTCATGCACTAAATGATAGAAACTAAGTACTTTCAACCTCTTCTTGAAcgacttaataaaatataaagaaagactTGCACAATGAACTTGTAATGAATTTCAAGAGTTCTcactataatatttttatttttcagtatTTCTTTCTGTCTCGAAATGTGTTCAGTGGCCTCTATACATAAGGCTTTAATGACGATAATAAATTATCacgaataaatttttttatgcaaTAAATATTCTGAATTAGAATaatctttgtaattaatctagaTACATTGATCATTCCTAATTTCAGAAATTGCCATCCACAGTCACAAGTTGTTTAATGGTGCAATTTCCTAATTTCATTCCTGAAAAATAGCCACATGGAGAGTGGTTGCCTTGACTTCTCGCAAGTGGCATAACCAATGGGACCtttatttcatcactttttccCTAGGCCTACAACTTGTACTTGCTATAGATTCTAACCTTACCCACAAATgaaacatttaaataataattgtaatttgctttgtttggttctcggaaaatttgagggaaaatgtaaggaaaagaaaataaaaggaagaaaaagaaaaagaaaaacaaaatcaatttgaagtaataaattatttttatttgttagttCAAACtctttaacttattttaatttattgatataaagattaaataatttgaaaatgcataagtttttaactaattttaattatatttgattttctttggtagtttccataggacaaccaaatgtgagaaaatcattttccttggcatttttttttctttagtactTTTAGGAACCAAATATTACCTATATAAATGAAGActaaaaacaaggaaaattcTTCCCTGTAAGTATCATTCTCTAATAAGAGTTTTGAATTCTAAGCTAGGTTTTGAGTTCTAGCACTGATGGTGTATCTTACTTTGTTCAACTTTCAATATGGAAGAAGACCCTGGTTGTGCGCTATGATGAAGATGACTTTTGTTCCCACAGATGACACCAAATTGTAGGAGCTAAAAAAATATCCCAACAATGATAGAAGTATAAATcagataaaatagaaataatatagGGAAAAATCTCTCATATAAGCATAAAAAGTTATAGAATGGTAGAAGTTGTAGAATTCCATCAAAAGATGTCTCTTCAATAGATATATGTAGGAGGTAGAGACTCCGGCTCACTCCTTTGCTTACTATCCTAGTATTTATAATCATTACATTGTTACTTGATCATTATAGTTTGTTGGATTCCTTCCTAGTGGGTATGCTTCTCTCATTTGGTTTTGATTCCACCTCTCATGCTCAGAAAATGCTAAGCAGGATACTTGATAAATTGATTTAGTGACTGAACTACATGATATAATGCTTTTTCAGGAATGACAACGTAGAGAAGTCTCTTGATAGCTACCGCAAAGCCTTTGATCTTGTTTACTTGGTTAGTTAAATGCCCTTAAAATTTTTCTTGTGGTTTACCTATTTCCTCATTTAGGTTCATTGCGACTAAATGTGCAAAAATACCTGGTTCATCATCTCAATTGTTTGAGCATGTCCCGAGAATGCTTGTACACACTGTTATGAGGGAGAGCTCATTTTTCTTAGCCTGATGATTCACAGCTTCTGGTTATCGTTTCTTGCAGAATGATGGACCCATGTGGGGTGTAGTTAAGCTCGTCTCTCAGCTCTGTTCAACTGAAGGTGATTAAGCCATCTGCTATGCCATACATGCTTTCTACCAAAGGCATTCATTACATGGTGTTTTTGTTTTCCTGGCCAATCTACATCTGCAGGGGTTCTAGTGGCAACACATATCttattgataattaattttaattccaagTCCAAGAAAGAGATTATCTCTTTGGGTCAAAGTAGCCCTATCATTGATAATCTTACTTGAATCTTTAAGATACAAACTTTTCTCAAGAAACGGTGGATGAATAAATCTCGTTGTCCAGAAAAATAGGCCTGTCCCTCTTGCATGTTGCACCTTATAAAATGCACAAGATTTTCATCTGATGGTTGAGTCTTGGGGTAGTTGGATTGTTGTCTTTGTCAAATTTCTGGGTATAGGCCTGGTTGCAAGCCTTATAGAGAAGTGTCAAAATTCAATTATGCTGTAAGCATCCTGCTCAACCCCTTAAAAGCAGAAAGATGGTTATCAGGTTGCAATCCCTCTTTATATAGGCCTCATTCTCAAAAGGATTTCTCCACTCTAACTGGGACTTCATGGGCATCCGGTCTAGGTTGGAATGCTACCAATCAGTGACGGCAACAGGCCTCAAACATTGAAGAGATACTCGGATATACTGAGAGTACCAAATAATGCATTCATTTTCTGTGTATAAACAATGAGAATAATATCCTGAAAAGCAgcaaatcattcattttttaattttttttttctttttgtcaaaAGTTATATATGAATAAGCCTTAAAAGATATTTGTGTTGTATGTTATATGGGCTCaaacaaaatatctaaaaaaaattcaaattagcTATGAATATACTTACAATATCAAATAAGCTTCAAACAAGGTAATATGAAGTTGAGATTTATGGTTGAAAGGAAATAGattgagagaaaaaggaagaagatgggTTTAGGGAGTGACGATCGGAAGGGtgttttggatattttttaaattgtaaggTGGATATATTAGTAAGGAAAATTATATTTGCATCTACCAAAACTCCCTTTGCATTCATCCTCTTGATGAAATTTCTTAAGACACAAATGCCCCTTGCTTGAAAGCCCTAAAGTACCCTTCAACACAAAAATGTTCAGCCTTCTAGCACCAAACATAGCTATGATGTTGGATCTTCTAAATTCTTCTTAATTGCTTTTCAACCATTTTAacaagaaggttttttttttttttttttttttttaatagaaaaattatatataaataagccTTAAAAGATATCCATGTTATAAGTTatatggattcaaacaaaatgtattaaaaaaaaattcaaattagttATGAATATATTTACAATAGTTTtatggtataaaaaaaaatcttcaaacaaGATAATTTGAAGTTAAGATTTGTGGTTGAGAAGAAATAGAttaagagaaaaaggaagaagatagATTTAGGGAGGGATAAATGAGAAGGGcgttttgggaattttttaaattgtaaggtgaagtattaataagttttaaatttttaggtgGATGTGTAAATACGATGGATGTTAAAAGAGTTCTGGTAGATATAAGTATAATTTTCCCTGAACAAAAcgcaaaagataaataaataaaccctaAAATCCAATCAAATCCAATCGtccatcaaaaataaaaacaaaatgagacaACTCTTTGATACAACAAAGGAATAAATGCTTTTGATAAAGAGATTTTGGCaaattaaagactaaaatgtaggaacaatgaataaatataaaagactacagttaatttttgaaaacaaaacaccaaaaaaaaaatccgagtgaaattaaaaatagagagaatctcataatttttttcttttgatttgttGCTTATTTCCACagaagtaaaatataattttttcttttcttttccaaaattgCATTCTTTTAACTAAATCAGGCCATTAAGGttgtttttagtttctcatatttccatttttttttcaacttttcatgaaatcattattttaatctTGATCCTCACtcttaaagaatttttattgtttaatttaattttgtattatttttagattttttcttttaaatttggcttctacaattccaataataacattttgtttgttaattttctttactAGCAAGGCCTTCTTAACTTCaagatttttctaatattttagtAGCCGGTTTGACCGTCAATCGATTGAACCTAAATTATGTCTAACAATTAGTTTTTGGGCTCCAAACTCTTATCTAAATGCTTCAAACTTTTTTATTGATGAGGGAAGAGTTTcacatcatttttaaaaaatattatttgagttttaaaggGGATTTTTTAGGGTCCACTTGTTTTCAAACTTGCATTTTATCTTAGGCATCATTCAACCGTAGTTTCTTTGAATTCCACTTGAGCAAATTTGATAAACtaggaatcttttttttttattttttatttttatatcttttgagGGTGTTTTGAAACCACAATccaatgaaaacattttaaagattttctcttgaaaagtcttattaaaaatggtgtttgaaaccataatccaatAAGATTTTTGGAGCCATAAGTCCAAAAAAGTTGATTAGGACTGTAATCCAATCTTAAGCTTGAAGGATTTGGTTGGAAgtttcaaaataatgaaatccTCAATGCGGTTGAAACTTGAGGAGACTGGGTGAAGGTCGAGTTGCACCAAAATCACTACAATAACTAGTGTTTACAATTTCTCTTCTTTgctctatttattttatatacaattGTTTTTCATTGTATTTACATAATTGCATAAGTTATTACTtgcattcatataatttttaaatttttaaaaagtgacCATCAACCTATTCACCCCCTCCTTCCCCCTTTCCCCCTCTTGGATGATTACCTTATTTTGTTATAGGTGAAAtcctaatattattttattttcatattttattattgagaaGAATAATAAACCagtatttttctattattttggttccatttttttttctttttattttagtttcataTTTTACTATTCACAAAATAAAGTGcacaaatttccaaaaaaatatggaCAAAATTATAATCTTGATTAATTTGTGAAATTTGATACATCTCAATATTGGCCTatgatttttcttataaaagatgaaatatgCTCAAAAACTGATTTAATTAGTATTAGAAAGTCatgaaattcaattatattaGAAGGTTACATACCAAAATTTACTTTAAAtgatttgattaatttcttctttatatatatattatttttacaaatttttttcactaagcgaataaaattcaaatcaaacaaGACTTGAGGTGTTAGATTCATTAACGAGtacaagaaattttaaaaataatataaaattcatatagtgatgtaattaatactaaaaatttatgaacaaaaaatgatttgacATAAATCTATGGTTTCTCTTCcatataaaatcatattttacc
Proteins encoded:
- the LOC100242328 gene encoding uncharacterized protein LOC100242328 isoform X2; protein product: MSYLPRSSSGSSVIISSIIIKPVRFPRVWCCTHTPINQTQTAMEQLDPSKSSQVVVPHPHLLHAKISSIRMAGHSKLQIIADFDATLTKYWVNGCRGQSSHGLLQQGNPEYDVKRRELYDYYHPLEISPSIPIEEKAKLMEEWWGKTHALLIEGGLTYDAITKSVANSMITFREGVVELFEFLEARDIPVLIFSAGLADVIEEVLRQKLHRSFKNIKIVSNRMIFDGDGHLVSFKGKTIHVLNKNEHALDMAGPLHDELGDSDGPNEDSASVKKRTNVLLLGDHIGDLGMSDGLDYETRISVGFLNDNVEKSLDSYRKAFDLVYLNDGPMWGVVKLVSQLCSTEGD
- the LOC100242328 gene encoding uncharacterized protein LOC100242328 isoform X3, which produces MSYLPRSSSGSSVIISSIIIKPVRFPSIFPLSRVWCCTHTPINQTQTAMEQLDPSKSSQVVVPHPHLLHAKISSIRMAGHSKLQIIADFDATLTKYWVNGCRGQSSHGLLQQGNPEYDVKRRELYDYYHPLEISPSIPIEEKAKLMEEWWGKTHALLIEGGLTYDAITKSVANSMITFREGVVELFEFLEARDIPVLIFSAGLADVIEETIHVLNKNEHALDMAGPLHDELGDSDGPNEDSASVKKRTNVLLLGDHIGDLGMSDGLDYETRISVGFLNDNVEKSLDSYRKAFDLVYLNDGPMWGVVKLVSQLCSTEGD
- the LOC100242328 gene encoding uncharacterized protein LOC100242328 isoform X4 encodes the protein MSYLPRSSSGSSVIISSIIIKPVRFPRVWCCTHTPINQTQTAMEQLDPSKSSQVVVPHPHLLHAKISSIRMAGHSKLQIIADFDATLTKYWVNGCRGQSSHGLLQQGNPEYDVKRRELYDYYHPLEISPSIPIEEKAKLMEEWWGKTHALLIEGGLTYDAITKSVANSMITFREGVVELFEFLEARDIPVLIFSAGLADVIEETIHVLNKNEHALDMAGPLHDELGDSDGPNEDSASVKKRTNVLLLGDHIGDLGMSDGLDYETRISVGFLNDNVEKSLDSYRKAFDLVYLNDGPMWGVVKLVSQLCSTEGD
- the LOC100242328 gene encoding uncharacterized protein LOC100242328 isoform X1; this encodes MSYLPRSSSGSSVIISSIIIKPVRFPSIFPLSRVWCCTHTPINQTQTAMEQLDPSKSSQVVVPHPHLLHAKISSIRMAGHSKLQIIADFDATLTKYWVNGCRGQSSHGLLQQGNPEYDVKRRELYDYYHPLEISPSIPIEEKAKLMEEWWGKTHALLIEGGLTYDAITKSVANSMITFREGVVELFEFLEARDIPVLIFSAGLADVIEEVLRQKLHRSFKNIKIVSNRMIFDGDGHLVSFKGKTIHVLNKNEHALDMAGPLHDELGDSDGPNEDSASVKKRTNVLLLGDHIGDLGMSDGLDYETRISVGFLNDNVEKSLDSYRKAFDLVYLNDGPMWGVVKLVSQLCSTEGD